A region from the Aegilops tauschii subsp. strangulata cultivar AL8/78 chromosome 5, Aet v6.0, whole genome shotgun sequence genome encodes:
- the LOC109746524 gene encoding uncharacterized protein, with translation MPPRSCALALLVSLACAALLVAPCRCVNEQGRALLEWRRSLRPAGGALDSWRASDASPCRWLGVSCDARGAVVSLSVTGVDLRGPLPANLLPLAPSLTTLVLSGTNLTGPIPPEIGGYGGLVTLDLSKNQLTGAIPPELCRLAKLETLALNTNSLRGAIPDDLGDLASLTHLTLYDNELSGAIPASIGRLKKLQVIRAGGNQALKGPLPKEIGGCADLTMIGLAETGMSGSLPETIGQLKKIQTIAIYTTMLSGGIPESIGNCTELTSLYLYQNSLSGAIPPQLGRLRKLQSLLLWQNQLVGAIPPELGQCEELTLIDLSLNSLSGSIPATLGRLPNLQQLQLSTNRLTGAIPAELSNCTSLTDIELDNNALSGEIRLDFPKLGNLTLFYAWKNGLTGGVPAGLAQCASLQSVDLSYNNLTGPIPKELFGLQNLTKLLLLSNELSGVVPPDIGNCTNLYRLRLNGNRLSGTIPAEIGNLKNLNFLDMSENHLVGPVPAAISGCGSLEFLDLHSNALSGALPAALPRSLQLVDVSDNQLSGQLRSSVASMPELTKLYLAKNRLTGGIPPELGSCEKLQLLDLGDNAFSGGIPAELGALQSLEISLNLSCNRLSGEIPPQFAGLDKLGSLDLSHNGLSGSLDPLAALQNLVTLNISYNAFSGELPNTPFFQKLPLSDLAGNRHLVVGDGSDESSRRGALTTLKITMSVLAVVSAAFLVAATYMLARARRGGRGSAPVDGHGTWEVTLYQKLDISMDDVLRGLTSANVIGTGSSGVVYRVDTPNGYTIAVKKMWSPDEQTAGLAFRSEIAALGSIRHRNIVRLLGWAANGGSSTRLLFYSYLPNGNLSGLLHGGVVGGAKGAPTAEWGARYDVALGVAHAVAYLHHDCVPAILHGDIKSMNVLLGPAYEPYLADFGLARILSSGQGKLDDSSSKPQRIAGSYGYMAPEYASMQRISEKSDVYSFGVVLLEVLTGRHPLDPTLPGGAHLVQWVQAKRGSDDEILDARLRESAGEADAHEMRQALAVAALCVSRRADDRPAVKDVVALLEEIRRPAAADDAKPPPPATTLPSAAAAPMLSPARGGAHSSGDSFAVSDYSA, from the exons ATGCCGCCGCGCTCCTGCGCCCTCGCGCTGCTTGTATCGCTCGCCTGCGCCGCGCTGCTGGTCGCCCCGTGCCGGTGCGTCAATGAGCAGGGCCGGGCGCTGCTGGAGTGGCGGCGGTCGCTGCGCCCGGCGGGCGGCGCGCTCGACTCGTGGAGGGCGTCGGACGCTTCCCCGTGCCGGTGGCTCGGCGTGTCGTGCGACGCGCGCGGCGCCGTCGTGTCGCTGAGCGTCACCGGCGTCGACCTGCGTGGCCCGCTCCCGGCCAACCTGCTGCCGCTCGCGCCGTCGCTCACCACGCTGGTGCTGTCCGGCACGAACCTCACGGGCCCGATCCCGCCGGAGATCGGCGGGTACGGCGGGCTGGTCACGCTCGACCTCAGCAAGAACCAGCTCACGGGCGCGATCCCGCCCGAGCTCTGCCGCCTCGCCAAGCTCGAGACGCTCGCGCTCAACACCAATTCCCTGCGCGGCGCCATCCCCGACGACCTCGGCGACCTCGCCAGCCTCACGCACCTCACGCTCTACGACAACGAGCTGAGCGGCGCGATCCCGGCGAGCATCGGGAGGCTCAAGAAGCTGCAGGTCATCCGCGCCGGCGGGAACCAGGCGCTCAAGGGCCCGCTGCCCAAGGAGATCGGCGGCTGCGCCGACCTCACCATGATCGGCCTCGCCGAGACCGGCATGTCCGGGAGCCTCCCGGAGACGATCGGGCAGCTCAAGAAGATCCAGACCATTGCCATCTACACCACAATGCTCTCCGGCGGCATCCCGGAGTCCATCGGCAACTGCACCGAGCTCACCAGCCTCTACCTCTACCAGAATTCTCTTTCGGGCGCGATACCACCGCAGCTTGGCCGGCTCCGGAAGCTGCAGTCGCTGCTGCTCTGGCAGAACCAGCTCGTCGGCGCGATCCCGCCGGAGCTCGGCCAGTGCGAGGAGCTCACACTCATCGACCTCTCGCTGAATTCTCTCTCCGGCAGCATTCCGGCCACCTTGGGCCGGCTGCCGAACCTCCAGCAGCTGCAGCTGAGCACGAACCGGCTCACCGGCGCCATCCCGGCGGAGCTGTCCAACTGCACCTCGCTGACGGACATCGAGCTCGACAACAACGCGCTCTCCGGGGAGATCCGCCTCGACTTCCCGAAGCTCGGGAACCTCACGCTGTTCTATGCGTGGAAAAACGGCCTCACTGGCGGCGTGCCGGCGGGCCTCGCCCAGTGCGCGAGCCTCCAGTCGGTGGACCTCTCGTACAACAACCTCACCGGGCCGATCCCGAAGGAGCTATTCGGGCTGCAGAACTTGAcgaagctgctgctgctgagcAACGAGCTCTCCGGGGTCGTGCCGCCCGACATCGGCAACTGCACCAACCTCTACCGGCTGCGGCTCAACGGCAACCGGCTGTCCGGCACGATACCCGCCGAGATCGGCAACCTGAAGAACCTCAATTTCCTCGACATGAGCGAGAACCACCTCGTCGGCCCGGTGCCGGCGGCCATTTCCGGGTGCGGCAGCCTCGAATTCCTCGACCTGCACTCCAATGCTCTGTCCGGCGCATTGCCTGCCGCGCTGCCGCGCAGCCTCCAGCTCGTTGACGTATCCGACAACCAGCTCTCCGGGCAGCTGAGGTCCAGCGTTGCCTCGATGCCGGAGTTGACCAAGCTTTACTTGGCGAAGAATCGGCTGACCGGCGGCATCCCGCCGGAGCTCGGTTCTTGCGAGAAGCTCCAGCTGCTGGACCTCGGTGACAACGCGTTCTCTGGTGGCATCCCCGCGGAGCTCGGGGCGCTCCAGTCGTTGGAGATTTCGCTTAACCTCAGTTGCAACCGTCTCTCCGGTGAGATACCGCCGCAGTTCGCCGGCCTTGACAAGCTCGGCAGCCTCGACCTGTCGCACAACGGGCTGTCCGGGAGCCTCGACCCGCTCGCGGCGTTGCAGAACCTCGTGACGCTCAACATCTCGTACAACGCCTTCTCCGGCGAGCTCCCGAACACCCCCTTCTTCCAGAAGTTGCCGCTCAGCGACCTCGCCGGCAACCGCCACCTCGTCGTCGGCGATGGCTCCGACGAATCTTCCCGGCGGGGCGCCCTCACGACGCTCAAGATAACCATGTCCGTGCTGGCCGTTGTCAGCGCGGCGTTCCTGGTGGCCGCCACCTACAtgctcgcccgcgcgcgccgcggCGGCCGCGGCAGCGCCCCGGTGGACGGCCACGGCACGTGGGAGGTGACGCTGTACCAGAAGCTGGACATATCCATGGACGACGTGCTCCGCGGGCTGACGTCCGCGAACGTGATCGGCACCGGCAGCTCCGGCGTGGTGTACAGGGTGGACACCCCCAACGGCTACACCATCGCGGTGAAGAAGATGTGGTCGCCGGACGAGCAGACCGCCGGCCTGGCCTTCCGCAGCGAGATCGCCGCGCTGGGCTCCATCCGGCACCGCAACATCGTCCGGCTGCTGGGCTGGGCGGCCAACGGCGGGAGCAGCACGCGGCTCCTGTTCTACAGCTACCTGCCCAACGGCAACCTGAGCGGCCTGCTCCacggcggcgtcgtcgggggcgCCAAGGGCGCGCCCACGGCCGAGTGGGGCGCGCGGTACGACGTGGCGCTCGGGGTCGCCCACGCTGTGGCGTACCTCCACCACGACTGCGTGCCGGCCATCCTGCACGGGGACATCAAGTCGATGAACGTGCTGCTCGGCCCGGCCTACGAGCCGTACCTCGCCGACTTCGGCCTCGCCCGCATCCTCTCCTCCGGGCAGGGCAAGCTTGACGACTCCTCGTCCAAGCCGCAGCGCATCGCCGGCTCCTACGGCTACATGGCGCCAG AGTACGCGTCGATGCAGCGGATCAGCGAGAAGAGCGACGTGTACAGCTTCGGGGTGGTGCTGCTGGAGGTGCTGACGGGGCGGCACCCGCTGGACCCGACGCTGCCGGGCGGCGCGCACCTGGTGCAGTGGGTGCAGGCGAAGCGCGGGAGCGACGACGAGATCCTGGACGCGCGGCTGAGGGAGAGCGCCGGCGAGGCCGACGCGCACGAGATGCGGCAGGCGCTGGCCGTGGCCGCGCTCTGCGTGTCCCGCCGCGCGGACGACCGGCCCGCGGTGAAGGACGTCGTGGCGCTGCTCGAGGAGATCCGGCGCCCCGCCGCGGCCGACGAcgccaagccgccgccgcccgcgaccaCGCTGCCCTCCGCCGCGGCCGCGCCGATGCTGTCGCCGGCCCGGGGCGGCGCGCACTCCAGCGGCGACTCGTTCGCCGTCTCGGACTACTCCGCCTGA